GGGGTTGCGCTACGGGCAGTCAAGTATCTTATCACAGAGTATGGAAGTGGATACCATCATAACCCCGTGGTGATAGTGATGTTGCTCTTAGCTTTGTGTAATTTTGAGGTGAGCGCCTCTTCATCCTACACTGATGTGACATTTTATAAGCACTTGCACTCGGCATGTGGCAGATTTATGAAGTACGGTATGTTAACAAAGGCTTCAGATAATAGATGGAGACACAAACGGCGCAGTGATGCAACATTTACTACCATGTTGTGCTTTGTTGGCGTCACAGAATAACCTCTTAGACACAGTCGATGAGGATTGCGCATGTTTCATCGCAGAGCAGTATATGTTTCTCAGTAATGTCAATAGTCATATCGGCCTTGGCCCCATAAAAGACAGCAATTCTAGACCCACCGAGAACCAAAGTTTAGATCTTTCACCCCTTTCCTACCGAGCTTATTATCGCGGTCGATGTTCCGGGTGTGCGTACGAACTATTCGAAATGATCCCACCAATCGCCGCCTTTGCCGAGAAACCAGCCATGTCTTCTCCCCGACACCTTGATCCAGATATCATAGCGGAGTTCCATTCTCTCGAACAGCAAGTCCTATTATGGGTAGTACCAGCACCATGGGATGGGACAGGCCCCCCTAATGGGCCTGACGCAGATGAGATAGCTGCTGCAATCTTTCAGCAAATGGGCTTACTCATAACGCTGCGATGTGCACTAAATGGTCCAGGGGTGCCGTCACCACCTATTCAGGATCAAATCTCGTGTTGTTTATCTGAGGCCAGAAGAGTATTGAAAACCATATCGCCGTCGAGTTACGCATGGGGAACACTTCTTTGGTCGCTGTTTCACATCGGATCGTGTATCACCGTTCCGAAAGAACAGAAGGACTATATTGCCACTTTTATGGCGATGGAAAACAAGCTTCCTGTCTGTACTAGCATGGTATCCGTCTTGTCCAAATTATGGGATGCCATAGGTCACGACGGCGGTTTTTATGGTCCGTATGGAATTAAAAGATTCCTCGCGCGGGAGGGGATCAAGCCAAGCCTGTGATAATGCTCGGCATGTCTACAGTGTCATCGCGTGCCTATCACACCTCGGGACCAACCACTTATTTCGGGATGAAACGAGTCTCATAAACCATACCACCATGGGATTGGGTCCTGGCTTGTTTATGTGCCTATTATCTCGGTATGAACCAATTAGCTGAGGCAAAGGCCATAGAGAATTTATTCTTGTAATACCAAGAACAAGACAAAATGCTCATGACGATCATTTTCTGAACGGAGCAGTTCTTCATATAGCTGCTGCAGGCTGCCACACAGGGAATGTTGAGCTTCAATTAGGCAAGGGATTCTGGAGCAATGATAAGAATGCAGATTAGGCGGTGGTACCGAATTCAGCGACCCTGGGTTGTCATATATGATCTATTCCGTTTCCCCATGGCAAAGAAATAGGAGGCTGCTGTTGACTTTCCGTCTTCAAAGCCAAGGGATCCAGAGCAATGACTTGAGGAGGCCATGTTTCGATCGTCAAGCTGCTTGTCGATACCGGTGCAGACCCAAACAAGCCATTGGGCATAGCGTGAATGCATTGCAGGCTGCAACAAGCCCCACTGGGCGGGCTTTGTGCCCGCGAGCAAAAGCTGTTCAAGTTGAATTAGTGCGCACACGACTCGAACGATAAGTCCATTGACGCTGACGTTGGATCTCTAATTCTTTACTCAATTGCGGCCCTCTGACATGAAAGGAATTTATTCCATGCATAGTGGTATACGCGCAACTTTATGCAGCGGTCCGTGCAGTGCTGACCTAATTTAGGTTAGAccaaattaatttttttgGCCTTAAGTATCGTCTGTAAATATGGATATGTTGTCAATAACCTCATGTCATGGAAGTCAACAGTGAGTCAGAGTGGGTAGTGTTATTATCAATGTGATAAGAGTGAATACGATGGCGTGCTTTTCGCCCCACGAATGCTCATCGAAATACGACACTAGAGCCAAGAGATTCCATATGCCGATTTAAAGCGACGTATCGCTCCATAGTTGCCTTGAAAAAATTTATCAAcggcttctgcttcttcttcacggCGCACTGAGAGGGCATCACAGTGACAATGACATCGTCCACGACTCCTTCCGCGGACGAGAAACATGTCGATATCAAATCAGCAGCGACAGCTAATCCATCGACGGTCAAGGGCGATGGCGCGCTCCAGCTTCTCGCGGCGGGTAGTGAAGCCGGCACACTTGATCCCGAGGCCTCGCACCGACTAGTCCGCAAGATCGATCTTTACGTGATGCCACTGATCTGCATCGTGTATTTCCTGCAATATCTGGATAAGATTGCCATCAGTTACGCCAGTGTGACGGGTCTTCGGGAGTCGGCCAATCTTCATGGAAACCAGTTCAACTGGGTCTCCAGTATGTTTTTCTTCGGCCAATTGGCGTTACAATTTCCAACGACCCGTCTCATTCAAGCATTCCCCCTTGCTCGATACGTCGCCTTCAATGTGACGGTCTGGGGCACGATACTGGCATGCATGGCCGCGTGCCATTCCTTTGCTGCCTTGATGGTATGCCGTACGCTGCTCGGTGCTGCTGAAGCCGCAGTGGTGCCGGCTTGGGTAGTGTTCACATCGCAATGGTATCGCAAGGAGGAACAGGCTTTTCGTGTCGGATTGTGGTTCTCCATGTGTGGTTTTGCACAAATGTTCGGAGGGTATATTGCATACGGCGTAGCCATTCATATCGGTGGTGATCCTACTGCTTCGCTTCGCGGATGGCAGGTAATTTTCCTCATCTTAGGACTATTCACCGTCGTGATTGgcatcttgttcttcttcatcctgcCAGACTCGCCTGTGACAGCTCGGTTTCTATCCCCAGAAGAGAAGGCCCTGCACGCAGAGCGCCTGCGAAGCAACGTCCAGGGCATCGGCAGTAACGTGTTCAAGAAAGCCCAAGTGTATGAAGCCCTTAAAGACCCGAACACATGGTTGTATTCCTTCTGGGTTTTGGCTGCCAATGTACCGAATTCCATCGCGACTAGTTTCGGTAACATTCTCGTCTCTGGTATGGGCTATTCGCAAACGCAGAGTCTCCTGCTAGTGACCCCTTTAGGTGCCTACGAAGTTGTTGCCCTCATCGGGCTAACCTACCTCGCCATGAAATCCGAGCAAAGACTCCTGTGGTGCATAATCGGTCACATCCCCTCGATCGTGGGTGCAATTCTCATGGCAACTACAGACAAGGCCCCCGCCCTAGTCGGCTACTATCTCACAGGCGGCATTCCGATTGGGTGGACCACTATCCTGGGCTTAACAAGTACCAACATTGCTGGATCGACGAAGAAAATCACAGTCTCATGTATCCAGACGATCGCATACACGGTCGGAAATATTATTTCACCCCAGACTTTCCAGGCGAAGGATGCCCCGCAGTATCTGCCTGCCAAGATCTCAATCGTCATCTTGTACGTGCTTGTCACGCTGGATCTTTACCTAATTCGCTGGCTGTCGATCCGGGAGAATCGCCGGAGGGACCAAGAAAAGGAGGCGCTTGGCGATGCGTATGTGGTGCCACAAAATCATGAGTTCTTGGATCTGACCGATCGGGAGAATCCCGAGTTTCGATATGCCATTTAACGTGCATCTGacattgtatatatatcgcgacaatataataatagatgTGACATGACACAAGAATGAATGTGTAACGGACCTTCGCATTCGAAGATCGTAATTTAGACATCGGGACAGGGGGGCAGGGTCGGATAACATTCATTCCGCTCTAATAAGCAAATACAGCCGAATCGTAGCTGTCTCCGCAGCATCTCCGCACCCTGATCTGCATTCCCCGCGAGGAGTTGCCATTCAGGCTAATTGCTTGCATGATAACAAGGTCATCGGTTAGCCATCTACGCTCTGCAATTGGTGGAAGGACAGACAGCTCTCCAGGAGAAGAATTAGTCCATCGCCAGAGTGATACTTGACTACTAAGCGAGCATGGAAATCAGCCAGTTTTGTCTTAGAGAGTATTGCGCGGTCCTTCATATCCCAACGGTAAATTAATTGACGAGAGCACCCTCGGTTTGCGGGCATATAAAGGTAATGTTGTGTCTTATAGCCATGCCTTGGCTAGAAGTAGTCAAACGAGGCGCTCAATAAGATGGTGCATCTCTCTCCCCTCTTGCGGCCTCTCGCCGCATTCTCGTTCTTTACATCCCTAGCTTCGACCGAGAGCATTTTTCCAGATTGTAGCACTGGCCCCTTAAGCAAGAACAATGTCTGCGACACATCGCTCGATCCTGTATCTCGTGCGAAATCGCTCGTGGCAGCCATGACTCTTGAGGAGAaaatcaacaacaccaagtATGATTCGTCCGGAGCACCAAGACTGGGCCTGCCTGCCTATAACTGGTGGAACGAAGCCCTTCATGGCGTAGCCGAGGGTCATGGTGTGTCGTTTTCCGATAGTGGTAACTTCAGCTACGCAACTTCCTTCCCAATGCCCATTCTTCTCGGAGCTGCTTTCGACGATGACCTTGTCAAGCAAGTTGCCACTGTCATCAGCACTGAGGCTCGAGCGTTCGCGAATGGTGGCCATGCGGGTCTCGATTATTGGACACCCAATATCAATCCATTCCGTGACCCGCGATGGGGCCGAGGTCAAGAAACACCCGGAGAAGATCCGCTGCATCTTTCTCGGTATGTCTACCATCTGGTGGATGGACTTCAGGATGGTATCGGGCCTGAGAGACCTAAGGTAGTCGCAACGTGCAAGCATTTCGCAGCGTATGATTTGGAAAACTGGGAAGGTATCGAGCGATACGCATTCGATGCCGTTGTATCGCCTCAGGATTTATCTGAGTACTATCTCCCTTCATTCAAGACATGCACCCGCGATGCGAAAGTCGACGCCGTGATGTGCAGTTACAATTCCTTAAACGGTATCCCCACATGCGCAGACCGTTGGCTGCTGCAGACTCTCCTCCGTGAGCACTGGGGATGGGAGCAAACCGGCCACTGGGTCACTGGTGATTGCGGTGCAATTGACAACATCTACGCTGACCATCATTACGTCGCTGATGGTGCCCatgccgctgctgctgctctgAACGCCGGAACGGACCTGGACTGTGGGTCTGTCTTCCCGGAATATTTGCGCAGTGCACTCCAGCAGGGTCTGTATAACAATCAGACATTGAATAACGCCCTCATACGACTGTATTCATCCCTTGTGAAGCTCGGCTATTTCGACCCTGCAGATGACCAACCCTACCGCTCGATCGGATGGAACGAGGTGTTTACGCCGGCCGCCGAGGAACTTGCCCATAAGGCAACGGTCGAAGGTATCGTCATGCTCAAGAACGATGGAACTCTCCCGCTGAAAAGCAATGGGACAGTAGCAATAATTGGCCCGTTTGCAAACGCAACCACCCAACTGCAGGGAAACTACGAGGGACCTCCAAAGTACATCAGGACCCTGATCTGGGCAGCCGTACACAATGGATACAAGGTTAAATTCTCTCAAGGCACAGATATCAACTCAAACAGCTCAGCCGGCTTCGCGGAAGCCATCTCCGCCGCCAAAGAAGCAGATACTGTGATCTATGCGGGCGGCATAGACAACACAATTGAGAAAGAGTCACAGGACCGCACCACTATTGTGTGGCCCGGAAATCAGCTAGATCTGATCGAACAGTTGTCCGACTTGGAGAAACCATTAATAGTGGTGCAGTTCGGCGGTGGACAAGTGGACGACTCCTCTCTTCTCGCGAATGCTGGTGTCGGCGCACTCCTGTGGGCTGGTTATCCCAGTCAAGCAGGTGGCGCAGCCGTATTCGATATTCTAACAGGCAAGTCAGCACCTGCTGGACGTCTCCCGGTAACACAGTACCCAGCGAGTTATGTGGATGAAGTCCCCATGACAGATATGACCCTTCGTCCAGGGTCTAACAACCCAGGAAGAACCTACCGATGGTATGACAAGGCGGTGTTGCCCTTCGGCTTTGGCCTCCACTATACGACGTTCAATGTGTCATGGAATCACGCCGAGTATGGTCCGTACAACACGGATTCTGTAGCCAGCGGTACTACTAACGCACCGGTTGATACGGAGCTTTTTGATACATTCTCTATCACGGTGACGAACACGGGAAATGTGGCATCGGATTACATTGCTTTGTTATTCTTGACCGCTGACAGGGTCGGTCCTGAGCCTTATCCTATCAAGACACTGGTGGGATACAGTCGCGCGAAGGGGATTGAACCCGGACAGAGCCAGCAAGTCAAGCTAGATGTTTCAGTGGGTTCCGTTGCAAGAACTGCTGAGAACGGAGACTTGGTGCTGTATCCGGGGTCCTATAAGCTGGAGGTAGATGTTGGACAGGACTTCCCGACGGCCACATTTACAGTCAGtggaaaggagaaggtgTTGGATGAATTTCCCGAGCCACAGCAGAATGCAACTTCCGCTGTCACGCGTTGGGGGCGATAATGTATCCGAGTTGCTGTGCCCAGCTCATGAGGCAATGTTATCAATGCTCTATCATGATACAACAATAAGTAATCAAATAAGAGTTTGAAAACGTTGGGCGCATATGATACGTAGCATTGGTAGTACCCAATTAGTAGGTGGAGGAACTGAGCCCATCTGTTATGAACGCGTGACATCATGCTCAATAACATCACGTGATCGCGCGTGTAGCTGCCTTAAGGCTCCAAGTTCTCAAACAACAGAGTTCCCCAAGACTAGGTACACGATTCCAAACCGTACTGGGTTGTAGTAGACTGTGACGCGTGATATGTTTAATTTAGCCTCAAGGTGCTCATTCTAATGAGTTTGTATGTAGCTTGCGGTTGTGTAGTTGTCATGCATCTCGTGGTGCTaccgatatatatatgagtCTTGAATAGGACCGCAGTGGGCTGGAGTGAATGTAGGATAATCaaaaggatgaagaaagtcTCAAACCAATTTACTATACTACTACTTAACAAGTTTTGATTTTAATTCTGAAGTCCCTGGTTTACGATTCTCATAAGCATATGACCATGAACGCAATGACTTATCAGAGGGACACGGGAAAACATAGCCCCAAAGCTCACTAAGCATTGGACTGCGGGTTTTATGTCGGGATTCAACGATACTAACTGCCAGGTTACAACGACTTTTCATCGCTAATAATCAAACCAAGTGCACGAATTATGTATCCCTTGTGGCATCTACTATTCTGTCTGTGATAATTCGGTTATAGTCATATACCGTGTGCCAACAAACACTGGCACGTTTGGTTGAATTGTGACTCGCAATTGAGTCCCCTAGCACGTCCAACTGAGAAATATTGGGTAGTCCTGACGCGGTGGGCACTGTATATAACTGTGGACAACTCGGTGAAGCATGTCGCGGCTCGGAAGAACACAAGAAAAAGGCCGGTGCAAATCGGATATCTGACGGTCTGACCCACACATGTTTCTCGGATATATCCGGCAGCGAGAGAAAGATCTTGGACGTGACGAGCCTTAGGCTACTAAATCCTCAAAGTTTCAATCCGATCtcttcatcggcatcatcgacGATTATTTGTACTGTAGGTATCTCTTTAGTTGTAAACCATTATTGGGACATTA
This window of the Aspergillus flavus chromosome 8, complete sequence genome carries:
- a CDS encoding fungal-specific transcription factor domain-containing protein is translated as MHGVLQFRSTNDEGSFRPYRRRNAKRTKSGCLSCRVRHTKCDETKPICGGCVRNHLLCSWPNSGKTISPSPSAESDRPEQSQNVTSPRRLSPNRALSLWPRLNGRSGEQRLLQHYIERSVQRLVVRDVINNPFLAYMLPLAQQNDGFLHVVFAISASHLSYDDQQSHIVALSHYGVALRAVKYLITEYGSGYHHNPVVIVMLLLALCNFEIIDGDTNGAVMQHLLPCCALLASQNNLLDTVDEDCACFIAEQYMFLSNVNSHIGLGPIKDSNSRPTENQSLDLSPLSYRAYYRGRCSGCAYELFEMIPPIAAFAEKPAMSSPRHLDPDIIAEFHSLEQQVLLWVVPAPWDGTGPPNGPDADEIAAAIFQQMGLLITLRCALNGPGVPSPPIQDQISCCLSEARRVLKTISPSSYAWGTLLWSLFHIGSCITVPKEQKDYIATFMAMENKLPVCTSMVSVLSKLWDAIGHDGGFYGPYGIKRFLAREGIKPSL
- a CDS encoding putative exo-1,4-beta-xylosidase bxlB; this translates as MPLICIVYFLQYLDKIAISYASVTGLRESANLHGNQFNWVSTSTESIFPDCSTGPLSKNNVCDTSLDPVSRAKSLVAAMTLEEKINNTKYDSSGAPRLGLPAYNWWNEALHGVAEGHGVSFSDSGNFSYATSFPMPILLGAAFDDDLVKQVATVISTEARAFANGGHAGLDYWTPNINPFRDPRWGRGQETPGEDPLHLSRYVYHLVDGLQDGIGPERPKVVATCKHFAAYDLENWEGIERYAFDAVVSPQDLSEYYLPSFKTCTRDAKVDAVMCSYNSLNGIPTCADRWLLQTLLREHWGWEQTGHWVTGDCGAIDNIYADHHYVADGAHAAAAALNAGTDLDCGSVFPEYLRSALQQGLYNNQTLNNALIRLYSSLVKLGYFDPADDQPYRSIGWNEVFTPAAEELAHKATVEGIVMLKNDGTLPLKSNGTVAIIGPFANATTQLQGNYEGPPKYIRTLIWAAVHNGYKVKFSQGTDINSNSSAGFAEAISAAKEADTVIYAGGIDNTIEKESQDRTTIVWPGNQLDLIEQLSDLEKPLIVVQFGGGQVDDSSLLANAGVGALLWAGYPSQAGGAAVFDILTGKSAPAGRLPVTQYPASYVDEVPMTDMTLRPGSNNPGRTYRWYDKAVLPFGFGLHYTTFNVSWNHAEYGPYNTDSVASGTTNAPVDTELFDTFSITVTNTGNVASDYIALLFLTADRVGPEPYPIKTLVGYSRAKGIEPGQSQQVKLDVSVGSVARTAENGDLVLYPGSYKLEVDVGQDFPTATFTVSGKEKVLDEFPEPQQNATSAVTRWGR